Proteins found in one Clostridium kluyveri DSM 555 genomic segment:
- a CDS encoding histidine kinase, with translation MTTIEPLLKKKQVAEILQIDERTVDQYRADGIIQTCNIPAVRFEPNHIRELMGVKLEKFSPLERRRLERELEDLKQENAMLKGIIAKIQSMTAEAIYSSSNDT, from the coding sequence ATGACCACTATAGAACCTTTATTAAAAAAGAAACAAGTGGCCGAGATTCTCCAGATAGATGAAAGAACAGTGGATCAATATAGAGCTGATGGAATAATACAGACGTGCAATATACCAGCTGTGAGATTTGAACCTAATCATATTAGAGAATTAATGGGCGTAAAACTTGAAAAGTTTTCTCCACTAGAACGCCGAAGGTTAGAAAGAGAACTGGAAGATTTAAAGCAAGAAAATGCAATGCTGAAAGGAATTATAGCTAAAATTCAGTCAATGACAGCAGAAGCTATATATTCAAGCTCAAATGATACTTAA
- a CDS encoding P27 family phage terminase small subunit, with protein MNLEYEKLLKKFKRQVKADMKALNVYKPEFENLINIYSGMLAQYEIITKRLIENEFNIETETQRGGTKKSALATTQEKLRTDIVIYGDRLLLNPKSLRNAKLESKGKTSKLYDVLSKLE; from the coding sequence ATGAACTTGGAATATGAGAAATTATTAAAGAAATTCAAAAGGCAAGTTAAGGCTGATATGAAAGCTTTGAACGTATATAAGCCGGAATTTGAAAACCTGATTAATATATATTCTGGAATGTTAGCTCAATATGAAATAATAACAAAAAGATTGATTGAAAATGAATTTAATATAGAAACTGAAACACAAAGAGGTGGAACCAAAAAAAGTGCATTGGCTACAACACAGGAAAAATTAAGAACAGATATAGTTATCTATGGTGATAGATTACTGTTAAATCCCAAGAGCTTGCGTAATGCAAAATTAGAATCAAAGGGAAAAACCTCAAAGTTATATGATGTTTTATCTAAATTAGAATAG
- a CDS encoding helix-turn-helix domain-containing protein: MSNDLKYASKNIKLLLKYKNWTQKDLCKKTGITKITMRRRLNSKIPKWSMLEAASVADAFNLSVSDIFFKKMKLTS, translated from the coding sequence ATGAGCAACGATTTAAAATATGCAAGCAAGAACATAAAACTACTTTTAAAATATAAGAATTGGACACAAAAAGATTTATGTAAAAAAACGGGAATAACAAAAATAACCATGAGAAGAAGGTTAAACAGTAAGATTCCTAAATGGTCAATGCTAGAGGCGGCAAGTGTTGCAGATGCTTTCAATTTATCGGTAAGTGATATTTTCTTTAAAAAGATGAAATTGACCAGCTAA
- a CDS encoding phage/plasmid primase, P4 family, with protein sequence MEFYERLVLINSKKCGDNIMQNLNNNFDNIPRELREYPNWVLWKLESRKGKTTKIPYQIDGKMASSTNPDTWNTFSKVVETYNHMGKYSGIGFMFQDSGIVGIDIDDCVKDGEISEKAAYIIDTLDSYTELSQSGKGVHVLAYGYIPRAVKREIEMYNTGRYFALTGDSLAGNKIENRQKQLDAIYNIYQKDDEALKEQLPVKTLQSKNIKFNINELLDKAFASKNGFKIKALYDGSWQNLYNSQSEADQALANYLAFWLNKDPYLMDEAFRRSGLCREKWDRDDYMTRTINKAIRDCRETYQEYMIRTQKETNDFIKNYDFTDLGISKDFKNKYKDILKYAVDIKYYYYWDGKKWVRDDDGLPIKTLSIKFVENMVVKINQYISKLDDEKEIADMRKVRNKLKSARTLDVIYKQYKAFEDTHINSKIMDSDVRYINCNNGIVDITTGKILPHDKDLHISKIAEVNYVPGKINSLFKASIDRLFNGDNEEIEAFEILLGYMLSGRANQKIFPIIHGVRNTGKTQIFELILNTFGSDYVKSIDKSLLMKAWNKNSGANPELAELQGVRLLICSETSDSDYLDTDFMKKIVGGDTIKARPLYKPPIEFTPNFVPVIFTNKKPSFDGNDDALVIRIIVIELLYSLEKNDIDPDFKRKVLEDKEGLFSYIISCIVKFTKTGKLKFPQRWADSKEEYAKENNPYGRFKDIYFSDLPGHNLPAKEVYPIFEEWYLNEYSKNVPSRKKITQGFKALGIKTGMTKGYVTYKDLVFNIKDNDVNSDIFRCIKGGFK encoded by the coding sequence ATGGAGTTTTACGAAAGGTTAGTGCTGATTAATTCAAAAAAGTGTGGTGATAACATAATGCAGAACCTAAATAATAACTTTGATAATATACCAAGAGAACTTAGAGAATATCCTAACTGGGTTCTGTGGAAGCTAGAAAGTAGAAAAGGGAAAACTACAAAAATTCCTTATCAAATTGATGGGAAAATGGCAAGTAGTACTAATCCAGATACATGGAACACCTTTAGCAAAGTAGTAGAAACATATAACCACATGGGGAAATATTCAGGAATTGGATTTATGTTTCAAGATAGTGGTATCGTTGGGATAGATATTGACGATTGCGTAAAAGATGGCGAAATATCAGAAAAAGCTGCATATATAATAGATACGTTAGACAGTTATACCGAACTAAGTCAAAGTGGAAAAGGGGTTCATGTTCTAGCTTATGGATATATCCCAAGGGCAGTAAAAAGAGAAATAGAAATGTATAATACCGGACGATATTTTGCATTAACTGGAGATTCATTAGCTGGTAATAAAATAGAAAATAGGCAAAAACAACTAGATGCGATATATAATATCTATCAAAAAGATGATGAAGCTCTTAAAGAGCAGCTCCCAGTGAAAACGCTACAATCTAAGAATATTAAATTTAATATTAATGAATTATTGGATAAAGCTTTTGCTAGTAAAAATGGATTTAAAATAAAAGCTCTTTATGATGGTAGTTGGCAGAACCTTTATAATAGTCAGTCAGAAGCAGACCAAGCACTAGCCAATTATCTAGCATTTTGGCTCAATAAAGATCCTTATCTCATGGATGAAGCTTTCAGAAGAAGCGGGTTGTGTAGGGAAAAATGGGACAGGGATGATTATATGACAAGGACTATAAATAAGGCTATAAGGGATTGTAGAGAAACATATCAAGAATATATGATAAGAACACAAAAGGAAACTAATGATTTTATTAAAAACTATGATTTTACTGATTTAGGTATTTCTAAAGACTTTAAAAATAAATATAAGGATATTTTAAAGTACGCAGTAGATATAAAATATTACTACTATTGGGATGGAAAGAAATGGGTTAGAGATGATGATGGATTGCCTATAAAAACTCTTTCGATTAAATTTGTTGAAAATATGGTGGTAAAAATAAATCAGTATATTTCAAAGCTTGATGATGAAAAAGAAATTGCAGACATGAGAAAAGTGAGGAATAAGCTGAAAAGTGCTAGAACATTAGATGTTATATATAAGCAATACAAAGCCTTTGAAGATACACATATTAATTCAAAGATAATGGATTCAGATGTTAGGTATATAAATTGCAATAATGGAATTGTGGATATTACCACAGGTAAAATATTACCCCATGATAAAGATTTACACATATCTAAAATAGCAGAGGTTAATTATGTACCAGGTAAAATAAACTCATTATTTAAAGCTTCCATTGATAGATTATTCAATGGTGATAATGAGGAAATTGAAGCCTTTGAAATACTCTTAGGATATATGTTGAGTGGTAGAGCTAACCAAAAGATATTTCCCATAATACATGGTGTAAGAAATACAGGGAAAACACAAATTTTTGAACTTATATTAAATACTTTTGGTAGTGACTATGTTAAATCTATAGATAAAAGCCTTTTAATGAAAGCATGGAATAAAAATTCAGGGGCTAATCCAGAGCTTGCAGAGCTTCAAGGAGTAAGGTTACTAATATGTTCCGAAACTAGTGATTCTGATTATCTTGATACAGATTTTATGAAAAAGATAGTTGGAGGAGATACAATTAAGGCCAGACCATTATATAAACCACCTATTGAGTTTACACCTAATTTTGTACCTGTAATATTCACAAATAAAAAACCAAGTTTTGATGGTAATGATGATGCGTTGGTTATAAGAATTATAGTTATAGAATTATTGTACTCACTGGAAAAGAATGATATAGACCCTGATTTTAAAAGGAAAGTTTTAGAGGATAAAGAAGGTCTATTTAGCTATATTATAAGCTGCATTGTGAAATTTACTAAAACAGGCAAATTGAAATTTCCGCAAAGGTGGGCAGATTCAAAAGAAGAGTATGCAAAGGAAAATAATCCTTATGGCAGATTTAAAGATATATATTTCAGTGATTTGCCTGGTCATAATTTACCTGCAAAAGAAGTATATCCAATATTTGAAGAATGGTACCTCAATGAGTATTCTAAGAACGTTCCATCAAGGAAAAAAATTACACAGGGATTCAAAGCTTTAGGTATAAAAACTGGAATGACTAAAGGATATGTTACTTATAAAGATTTAGTTTTTAATATAAAAGATAATGATGTTAATTCAGATATTTTTAGATGTATTAAGGGTGGCTTTAAGTAG